The Edaphobacter flagellatus sequence CAGACGGAAGGCCTGAGCCTCTTCCACCCAATCCAGTTTGAAACTGGTCGTCAGCGCCGAGATCCATATCTGCCGCACAGGCGTATTCGGCGTAAAGACAAACTTGCTGCCATCATGTTCGAACAGTACGTTCAGCACGCCGTTTTTCTCTTCCGTCTCAAACGGAATCTCGTCGGATTCACTCTCTTCTTCCGCACGGATCAGGGACTGTTTCAACGCTTCAAGGGCGCGGTCGGACTCACGGCGAAAGCTGTTTTCATCGAGCATAGGGTTAGTGTAGCGTTGCGGCCGCCCTCTCACCAGCACTTCAGTCCGGTAAAATGAAAGCAGGGCAACGGGCACAAGTATCCGGCCAGTCGTACGAGAAGAAGCAACGGGATAGAAGGAGCATTTTTTGCGCAGCACTCTATTTCTGTTGACCGTACTCGGACTCTTTCCACTCGCAGCTACAGCCGAGAGCAATCCGAAACGCGATCCCGTAACCGAATTTGCGGCCAATTGGCAGGCGCGTGCCTCGAAGACGCAGGCTGAGCAGCC is a genomic window containing:
- the cyaY gene encoding iron donor protein CyaY, with amino-acid sequence MLDENSFRRESDRALEALKQSLIRAEEESESDEIPFETEEKNGVLNVLFEHDGSKFVFTPNTPVRQIWISALTTSFKLDWVEEAQAFRLPKTGEDLRTLTQRLLREHLGDESITLS